A window of the Desulforapulum autotrophicum HRM2 genome harbors these coding sequences:
- a CDS encoding L-fuculose-phosphate aldolase yields the protein MILSNERKAIVTFGNKMLNAGLTTGSGGNLSLFNRQENLIAITPSGIEYPDLTPSDILVLEPGGKVVDGTNKPSSETGFHLALYRKRPEVCAVVHTHSTYATTFACLNREIPAVHYLVGFSGNKVPLAPYATFGTEALAKAVTSAIKDYNAVLLANHGLVAVGTTLGRAFNTAEEIELVARLCYQAETIGKPVILSDEEMERVIEKFADYGPGSGDKDAN from the coding sequence ATGATACTCTCCAACGAACGAAAAGCCATTGTCACCTTTGGCAACAAAATGCTGAACGCAGGACTTACCACGGGTTCAGGAGGCAATCTGAGCCTGTTTAACAGGCAGGAAAATCTAATCGCCATTACCCCCAGCGGGATTGAATACCCTGACTTGACACCCAGTGACATCCTTGTCCTTGAACCCGGTGGAAAAGTGGTGGACGGTACCAACAAACCCTCAAGCGAAACCGGTTTTCACCTGGCCCTTTACCGGAAACGGCCAGAGGTATGCGCCGTGGTCCACACCCATTCAACCTATGCCACCACCTTTGCCTGCCTTAACCGGGAGATCCCTGCCGTTCACTATCTTGTAGGCTTTTCGGGCAACAAAGTTCCCCTGGCTCCCTATGCCACCTTTGGCACCGAAGCCCTTGCCAAGGCAGTTACATCTGCCATCAAGGATTACAATGCCGTACTGCTGGCCAACCATGGCCTTGTGGCCGTTGGTACCACACTGGGCCGGGCATTTAACACAGCAGAAGAGATTGAACTGGTGGCACGCCTGTGCTATCAGGCCGAAACAATCGGCAAGCCCGTCATTCTTTCCGACGAGGAGATGGAACGGGTTATTGAAAAATTTGCCGATTACGGCCCAGGCTCTGGGGACAAAGATGCCAACTGA
- a CDS encoding TIGR04211 family SH3 domain-containing protein, whose protein sequence is MGIREKMRYAVTCRQGIVALCVLLAICSSVQVSAETGYVTDMLLLTMRSGPGDGDPVLKTLPSNTAVEILEKGETYYKVRTGDGGEGWVKGRYITYEPPPNLVIKGLEQKIEALEAAGERSSQDADTGGEKLAALESSLDEVVKEKSRIATDLENLTKTHEQFLERSKDCVSLIEENKSLKVQNQMLSSELATIKTAGTDVWKTAMVRWFLAGAGVLIVGWIIGRITGSSRKSSRY, encoded by the coding sequence ATGGGAATAAGGGAAAAAATGAGATATGCAGTGACCTGCCGACAGGGTATTGTGGCCTTGTGTGTTTTGCTTGCCATCTGTTCGTCCGTTCAAGTGTCCGCCGAAACAGGATATGTGACAGATATGCTGTTGCTCACCATGAGGAGTGGTCCTGGGGATGGGGATCCTGTTTTAAAAACATTGCCCAGCAACACTGCCGTTGAAATTTTGGAAAAGGGAGAAACCTATTACAAGGTTCGTACCGGGGACGGGGGTGAGGGGTGGGTTAAAGGCCGCTATATCACGTATGAGCCTCCTCCAAACCTGGTGATTAAAGGGCTTGAACAAAAAATAGAAGCGCTTGAGGCTGCCGGAGAACGATCTTCCCAGGATGCAGATACAGGAGGAGAAAAACTTGCAGCCCTTGAATCTTCCCTGGATGAGGTGGTCAAGGAGAAATCAAGGATTGCCACAGACCTTGAAAATCTCACAAAAACCCATGAGCAGTTTCTGGAAAGGTCAAAGGATTGTGTTTCTCTAATCGAGGAGAACAAATCCTTGAAGGTTCAGAACCAGATGCTTTCCTCGGAACTTGCAACCATTAAGACGGCCGGCACCGATGTTTGGAAAACCGCCATGGTCAGGTGGTTCCTTGCCGGTGCCGGGGTTTTGATTGTCGGATGGATCATTGGACGTATTACCGGGAGCAGTCGAAAAAGTTCCCGTTACTAG
- a CDS encoding Coenzyme F420 hydrogenase/dehydrogenase, beta subunit C-terminal domain, translating to MKTFFNLIQEVQKPGKCHHCGGCVTFCSAINYGALKTDPQGKPVYADIERCIECGICYMICPETGVLDQEIIKEAGWQAPDGRIIGTSVAKARDLIIQESGTDGGVITALLAHLFETGKINGAVVSRNMETGRTPWLATSKEEILDAAGSHFNLSQGMETFGERYSTFSPSIKALGEIRREGLERIAFVGTPCQINTIRRMQALGVVPADSIVLCLGLFCSGNFTLTKENFHALESKYQFDYHDIEKINIKENFILRLATGEIREIPISELDPLKRTACRYCKDFSAEFADISFGGIGADDGYTTVITRTPLGRAVFAQGVEKVLDQHSYKENPTYASHAEAMVLAASKAKKLAAEKNLRELEPSPVTVMG from the coding sequence ATGAAAACCTTTTTTAACCTCATCCAGGAAGTACAAAAACCAGGAAAATGCCACCACTGCGGCGGTTGCGTCACCTTTTGCTCGGCCATCAACTATGGGGCGCTTAAAACCGACCCCCAGGGAAAGCCCGTTTATGCGGACATTGAGCGCTGCATCGAATGCGGCATCTGCTACATGATCTGCCCTGAAACCGGTGTGCTTGACCAGGAGATAATCAAGGAGGCCGGATGGCAAGCACCTGACGGCAGGATCATCGGTACTTCCGTTGCAAAGGCAAGGGATCTCATCATCCAGGAGTCAGGAACCGATGGGGGTGTGATTACGGCCCTCCTTGCCCACCTGTTTGAAACGGGAAAGATAAACGGAGCTGTGGTTTCAAGAAACATGGAAACAGGCCGGACCCCCTGGCTTGCCACCTCAAAAGAAGAAATCCTCGACGCTGCCGGCAGCCACTTCAACCTCTCCCAGGGCATGGAAACATTTGGGGAACGATACTCCACCTTTTCTCCTTCCATAAAAGCCCTTGGTGAAATCAGGAGGGAAGGACTTGAGCGCATCGCCTTTGTAGGTACCCCCTGCCAGATAAACACCATCCGGAGAATGCAGGCCCTGGGTGTCGTTCCTGCTGATTCCATCGTTCTCTGCCTGGGACTTTTCTGCTCTGGAAACTTCACCCTGACAAAGGAAAACTTCCATGCCCTTGAAAGCAAGTATCAGTTCGATTACCACGACATTGAAAAAATAAACATCAAGGAAAATTTCATTCTCAGACTTGCCACAGGGGAGATCCGTGAAATTCCCATCAGCGAACTTGACCCCCTTAAACGAACCGCATGCCGCTACTGCAAAGATTTTTCTGCCGAATTTGCCGACATCTCTTTTGGCGGCATCGGTGCCGATGACGGCTACACAACGGTCATCACACGTACCCCCCTGGGCCGGGCCGTTTTTGCCCAGGGCGTGGAGAAGGTCCTTGATCAACACAGTTACAAGGAGAATCCAACCTATGCCAGCCATGCCGAAGCCATGGTTCTTGCCGCATCCAAGGCAAAAAAACTGGCCGCTGAAAAGAACCTCAGGGAACTTGAGCCAAGCCCGGTAACCGTAATGGGATAG
- a CDS encoding iron-containing alcohol dehydrogenase translates to MAFTFFSPTKIVFGQGRSRQIAIHARELGRSALVITGKQTQRAAVVIADLEQAGISCTVFSQWTEPRVEEIALAAQRAGSLDVDFIVAVGGGSVLDAAKAISALVTNKGDIHDYLEVIGRGEPLVQKPLPLIALPTTAGTGAEVTCNAVLSKREQGVKVSLRSPFLYPVLAIVDPMLTLSLPPRITGETGMDALTQLIEAFVTPFTSPVTDALCREGMYRVSRSLKRAVMDGQDPGTREDMCIASLFGGMALANAKLGAVHGIAAPLGGMIDASHGQICARFLAPVAAINIQRLGQTDSDIALLEKYREVAVILTHDQAALPEDGVEMIKDLVNALEIPCLKGRGLDAPGCRILAEKAMGASSMKGNSVALTLEEILDLVTGVVGLSLE, encoded by the coding sequence ATGGCGTTTACTTTTTTTTCACCGACAAAAATTGTGTTTGGACAGGGACGGTCAAGACAGATTGCCATCCATGCCAGGGAACTTGGGCGTTCCGCCCTTGTTATAACGGGCAAACAAACCCAGAGGGCTGCGGTCGTGATCGCTGACCTGGAACAGGCCGGTATCTCCTGCACGGTTTTTTCCCAGTGGACAGAGCCCCGTGTGGAGGAGATCGCCCTTGCTGCCCAGAGGGCTGGGAGTCTGGATGTTGATTTTATTGTTGCCGTGGGCGGGGGTAGTGTTCTGGATGCGGCAAAGGCTATCTCTGCCCTGGTCACCAACAAAGGAGATATCCATGACTACCTTGAGGTGATTGGCAGGGGGGAGCCCCTGGTTCAAAAACCCCTTCCCCTTATCGCCCTGCCGACCACGGCAGGGACAGGTGCCGAGGTGACTTGTAATGCCGTTCTCAGCAAAAGGGAGCAGGGGGTCAAGGTCAGCCTGAGGAGTCCTTTTCTATACCCGGTCCTTGCCATTGTCGATCCGATGCTCACCCTGTCCCTGCCGCCCCGGATCACTGGGGAGACGGGCATGGATGCCTTGACCCAGCTTATAGAGGCTTTTGTTACCCCCTTTACCTCTCCAGTTACCGATGCCCTCTGCAGGGAAGGGATGTACCGGGTATCACGTTCGTTGAAACGGGCTGTCATGGATGGTCAGGATCCTGGGACAAGGGAGGATATGTGCATTGCAAGTCTGTTCGGGGGCATGGCCCTTGCCAATGCAAAGCTCGGTGCGGTTCACGGGATTGCAGCACCCCTTGGCGGGATGATCGACGCCTCCCACGGTCAGATCTGTGCCAGGTTCCTGGCGCCTGTGGCGGCGATTAATATCCAGCGACTTGGGCAGACTGATTCAGACATTGCCCTGCTTGAAAAGTATCGGGAGGTTGCTGTGATTTTGACACACGACCAGGCTGCCCTTCCTGAAGATGGGGTGGAGATGATCAAAGACCTTGTCAATGCCCTGGAAATACCCTGTTTAAAGGGCAGGGGACTGGATGCCCCAGGTTGTAGAATCCTTGCAGAAAAGGCCATGGGAGCAAGCAGCATGAAGGGAAATTCTGTTGCCCTCACCCTTGAGGAAATTCTGGATTTGGTGACCGGGGTGGTTGGCCTCAGTCTGGAGTGA
- a CDS encoding ATP-binding protein yields MKNHILIVNLNRSSIPDLKFSRFRAQTSFKQLTPCQPFTLEPNEIVPDLMVVSIDPTKDDHLALIAAIRKSLPETEIITAINQDHARLGVQTLKNGASDFMILPADAACFDFYITRALEREYQKKHLCFNKSCYKSRYASSEKNYKQLFDEVPCFVYVQDRDYHIVDSNKKFKEYFGNHIGEYCFGICKNRDDPCRICPVDKTFKEGKNHSSETQIISSFGLKHTVLHWTAPIRDDQGRTTKVLVMLTDITEVRHLEDHLTSLGFMIGSISHGVKGLLTGLDSGIYAMGSGIKTKNFERIQEGYEISSQMTKRIKKLVLDILYYTKTRKFNGEKVSAQSFVKETLTIVKDSTTLNGITLKSFIEIDRKEDLLEVDRTSLQSALVNILENGVEACIADTSRKAHTLVFNASADNETITFLVQDTGQGMSKTTLKNIFTIFFSSKGANGTGLGLYIANKVIEQHRGTIKVRSKPGRGTRFVITIPRRIPDVTKQSMGLTPD; encoded by the coding sequence ATGAAAAACCACATTTTGATCGTCAATCTCAACCGTTCATCTATTCCAGATTTAAAATTTTCAAGATTCCGCGCCCAGACAAGTTTTAAACAGCTTACCCCCTGTCAACCGTTCACCCTTGAACCCAACGAAATCGTGCCTGACCTCATGGTGGTGTCCATTGATCCAACAAAAGACGATCACCTGGCACTCATTGCTGCCATCAGGAAGAGTTTGCCGGAGACTGAAATCATTACGGCAATTAACCAGGACCACGCCCGCCTTGGCGTCCAGACCCTTAAAAACGGGGCATCTGATTTCATGATCCTGCCCGCTGATGCCGCTTGCTTTGACTTTTACATCACAAGGGCCCTTGAACGTGAATATCAGAAAAAGCACCTCTGCTTTAACAAAAGCTGCTACAAAAGCAGGTATGCATCCTCCGAGAAAAACTACAAGCAGCTCTTTGACGAGGTGCCCTGTTTTGTCTATGTCCAGGATAGGGATTACCACATTGTGGATTCCAATAAAAAATTCAAAGAATATTTTGGTAACCACATTGGAGAATATTGCTTCGGCATCTGCAAAAACAGGGACGACCCATGCAGGATATGCCCGGTGGACAAGACCTTCAAGGAAGGTAAAAACCACTCTTCAGAAACGCAGATCATCTCTTCGTTTGGCCTGAAGCACACGGTGCTGCACTGGACAGCCCCCATACGGGACGACCAGGGCAGGACAACCAAGGTCCTTGTCATGCTGACCGACATCACCGAGGTGAGGCACCTCGAAGACCACCTGACCTCACTGGGATTCATGATCGGCTCCATATCCCACGGCGTCAAGGGGCTTTTGACAGGTCTTGATAGCGGCATCTACGCCATGGGCTCAGGAATAAAGACCAAAAATTTTGAACGTATCCAGGAAGGGTATGAAATCTCAAGCCAGATGACCAAAAGAATCAAAAAACTGGTGCTGGACATCCTTTATTACACAAAAACCCGAAAGTTTAACGGGGAAAAGGTCTCTGCACAAAGCTTTGTCAAAGAGACCCTTACCATTGTAAAAGACAGTACAACGCTCAACGGAATTACCCTGAAATCCTTCATCGAGATTGATCGAAAGGAAGATCTGCTGGAGGTAGACAGAACGAGCCTCCAGTCAGCCCTTGTCAACATCCTTGAAAATGGTGTGGAGGCATGCATTGCAGATACTTCCCGTAAGGCTCATACCCTGGTATTCAACGCCAGTGCAGACAATGAAACCATCACCTTCCTGGTCCAGGACACGGGCCAGGGCATGAGCAAGACCACCCTTAAGAACATCTTCACCATCTTTTTCTCATCCAAGGGGGCCAATGGAACAGGCCTTGGGCTCTACATCGCCAACAAGGTCATTGAACAGCACCGGGGAACGATAAAGGTCCGGTCAAAACCCGGCAGGGGAACCCGATTTGTCATCACCATCCCACGACGGATCCCTGATGTCACCAAACAAAGCATGGGCCTCACTCCAGACTGA
- a CDS encoding long-chain-fatty-acid--CoA ligase: MSEQGQSKEKVWINAYESGVPETIDFKEVLIPGYLEQSARDFPEKTALVFEGYKITFTELNDMVDTFVGVLRQLGIKKGNSVSILLPNLIPCVVAYYAILKMGAIAVMNNPLYSDRELLYQFNDSGSTMVITLDLLVERMKALRAKTQIKNIIYASLGDYLPFAKRLLFPLVAKKRKLATDVQPGPDLYSFKELLDKNEPDRTGVEIDFDDVAMYQYTGGTTGVSKGVMLTHRNLSYQVQQIKAWFPTFRMGTDIMLGALPFFHVFGLSVSMNFAIAMGWANILVPKPQPEPLLEAISRFKPTFAPLVPTMYIGMLNHPNIGTSDLTSIEGCFSGSAPLPVEIINDFEKMTGAVIVEGFGLTESSPVTHVNPFQGTRKPGSIGLPLPNVECRIVSMDDGVTDVEQGKPGELFIRGPQVMKGYLNRPDETRKTLTDDGWLHTGDVATMDADGYFYIVDRIKDMIISGGYNVYPRDIEEVLYEHPKVQEACCVGIPHPKRGEAAKVFIVLKSGETATRDEILDFCSTRLAKYKWPVEVEIRSDLPKSAVGKVLKKDLRK, encoded by the coding sequence ATGAGCGAACAGGGTCAATCAAAGGAAAAGGTATGGATTAACGCCTATGAGTCGGGGGTGCCTGAAACCATTGATTTTAAAGAGGTGTTGATCCCCGGGTACCTGGAACAATCGGCCCGTGATTTTCCTGAAAAAACAGCCCTGGTTTTTGAAGGATACAAGATAACATTTACGGAACTCAATGACATGGTTGATACCTTTGTGGGCGTTTTACGTCAGCTTGGCATTAAAAAGGGCAATAGTGTCAGTATTCTTCTTCCCAACCTTATTCCCTGTGTGGTTGCCTACTATGCCATTTTGAAGATGGGGGCCATTGCCGTAATGAACAATCCGCTCTATTCGGACAGGGAGCTTTTGTATCAGTTTAACGATTCTGGTTCAACCATGGTGATAACCCTTGATCTGCTGGTCGAGAGAATGAAGGCGCTGCGGGCTAAAACGCAAATAAAAAACATCATATACGCTTCCCTTGGTGATTATCTGCCATTTGCAAAACGCCTCCTTTTTCCCCTGGTGGCCAAGAAAAGAAAGCTTGCAACGGATGTTCAGCCGGGACCAGATCTTTATTCATTCAAGGAGCTTTTGGACAAGAACGAACCGGACAGAACAGGTGTTGAAATTGATTTTGACGATGTTGCCATGTACCAGTACACAGGGGGAACAACCGGGGTTTCAAAGGGCGTGATGCTGACCCACAGGAACCTGAGCTACCAGGTTCAGCAGATCAAGGCGTGGTTTCCCACGTTCAGGATGGGAACGGACATCATGCTCGGAGCCCTTCCCTTTTTCCATGTGTTTGGGCTCTCCGTCTCCATGAATTTTGCCATTGCCATGGGCTGGGCCAATATCCTTGTTCCCAAGCCCCAGCCTGAACCCCTGCTTGAAGCGATTTCAAGGTTCAAACCGACCTTTGCACCCCTTGTCCCGACCATGTATATCGGCATGCTTAACCACCCGAATATCGGCACAAGCGATTTGACGAGTATCGAGGGCTGTTTTTCTGGAAGCGCTCCCCTTCCCGTGGAGATTATCAACGATTTTGAGAAAATGACCGGGGCGGTCATTGTGGAAGGATTCGGCCTTACAGAGTCTTCTCCTGTGACCCATGTCAATCCCTTTCAGGGGACGAGGAAACCCGGCAGTATCGGTCTTCCGTTACCCAACGTGGAGTGCAGGATCGTCAGCATGGACGATGGCGTGACAGACGTTGAGCAAGGCAAACCAGGCGAGCTGTTCATCCGGGGCCCCCAGGTGATGAAGGGGTACCTTAACCGGCCCGACGAAACCCGAAAAACCCTGACCGATGACGGCTGGCTCCACACCGGGGATGTGGCGACCATGGATGCGGATGGCTATTTTTACATTGTGGACCGGATCAAGGATATGATTATTTCTGGCGGTTACAATGTCTATCCAAGGGATATTGAAGAGGTGCTTTACGAGCATCCCAAGGTTCAAGAGGCTTGCTGTGTCGGCATCCCCCATCCTAAAAGGGGGGAGGCGGCCAAGGTGTTCATCGTGTTAAAGTCTGGCGAAACCGCCACTCGGGATGAAATCCTTGATTTTTGTTCAACAAGGCTTGCAAAGTACAAGTGGCCTGTGGAGGTTGAGATCCGGAGTGATCTTCCCAAATCTGCGGTTGGCAAGGTCTTGAAAAAAGATCTCAGAAAATAG
- a CDS encoding response regulator: protein MTIIKKKGNPHPVDQKENTPDRIFDPKKIKILVAEDNLVNQKVFQMMLNRHGFSATIADNGTQLIQRLKQAPYDLILMDIQMPEMDGIQATRIIRNAESETRCKQVAIIAMTAHATHEDEQRCLNAGMDAYLAKPVTDKELIAMIRKVLENKEETTA, encoded by the coding sequence ATGACCATTATCAAAAAAAAGGGAAACCCGCACCCTGTTGATCAGAAGGAAAACACTCCTGACCGCATTTTTGACCCCAAAAAGATTAAAATCCTCGTTGCTGAGGACAATCTGGTAAACCAGAAGGTTTTCCAAATGATGCTCAACCGCCACGGCTTTTCAGCAACGATTGCAGACAACGGTACCCAATTGATCCAACGACTTAAACAGGCCCCCTATGATCTGATCCTCATGGACATCCAGATGCCGGAAATGGATGGAATTCAGGCAACACGAATCATCCGGAACGCTGAATCGGAAACCCGGTGTAAACAGGTTGCCATCATAGCCATGACAGCCCATGCCACCCACGAGGATGAACAGCGCTGCCTTAACGCCGGTATGGACGCCTACCTTGCCAAACCCGTTACAGACAAAGAACTCATCGCCATGATCAGGAAAGTCCTGGAGAACAAAGAAGAAACAACTGCCTGA
- a CDS encoding sensor histidine kinase, with the protein MKLRLIILVLALLAFLSASTGGWLYYYSLKQSVFHDAENYAETRLELLRRQVNLFLSEHIRPVKALAGLKELRMALEMKDDHSMALLNPILDNFAFSLGLDTCYLMDRYGKTVASSNRNRADSFVGQDFSFRPYFKEAVLGRPATYLALGATSNKRGVYYSHPVYDRAKKNILGVAVIKSSVGPAESELFTKSEDILLVTNPDGMVFISNREDFCFKFLWPLDPRIVQGFKETKQFGNGPWFWAGFRPGENGHVSDINGVDYLFSALDLDSYPGWKVIHLRDYREIGRQLADPFLRAVGPAALIVSILIGISVLILYRIALQEILRRKRVERELRFSEERYRDIYHKTPVMLHSIDTTGRIIRVSDYWLEKMGYTRNEVIGRDLTRFYTKESRSHALGVVFPEFFRTGVCKDVPYTYLKKNGGRIDILLSCHGVRDDSDRVVRSLAVSVDVTEKNEVQTALEAATRKLSTYSMDLEQQVQKRTVELEKVQDKLRKLSGSIMEAHEIERGALARELHDHLGQVLTALKIDAVWIERFLSPRDPDAAVRAGRISSLIDDTIGDVRKMAFRLRPGVLDDLGLVEALESLTGDFEERSDITCLFQAAALPDIDSTLATALYRIAQEALTNAIRHSRASIVALTLAMDQGKLVLKIKDNGVGFAFDDINENQGFGLAGMQERATLAGGVLEIVSGPEQGTSVCCFVQVHGGRP; encoded by the coding sequence ATGAAATTGAGACTGATCATCCTGGTGCTTGCACTTCTTGCCTTTCTTTCGGCATCAACGGGGGGGTGGCTCTACTATTACTCGTTAAAGCAGAGTGTCTTCCACGACGCAGAAAATTATGCTGAAACAAGGCTTGAGCTTTTGAGGCGGCAGGTCAACCTTTTTCTGTCTGAGCACATTCGACCTGTTAAGGCCCTGGCAGGCCTCAAGGAATTGAGAATGGCACTTGAAATGAAAGATGACCATTCCATGGCCCTGCTCAACCCCATCCTGGATAACTTTGCCTTTTCCCTGGGCCTTGATACCTGCTACCTCATGGATCGTTACGGTAAAACCGTGGCCAGTTCCAACCGGAACCGGGCAGACAGTTTTGTGGGTCAGGATTTTTCGTTTCGTCCCTATTTCAAGGAGGCCGTTTTGGGCCGGCCTGCAACCTATCTTGCCCTTGGCGCAACCTCCAATAAACGGGGGGTGTACTACAGCCACCCCGTGTATGACCGGGCAAAAAAAAACATTCTTGGTGTGGCCGTCATTAAATCCTCGGTGGGGCCTGCCGAGTCAGAACTTTTTACAAAATCTGAGGATATCCTTCTTGTGACAAATCCAGACGGTATGGTTTTTATCTCGAACAGGGAGGACTTTTGTTTCAAATTCCTGTGGCCCCTTGATCCCAGAATTGTTCAGGGATTTAAAGAGACAAAGCAGTTTGGCAACGGTCCCTGGTTCTGGGCGGGTTTCCGGCCCGGGGAAAACGGCCACGTGTCAGACATCAATGGAGTGGATTATCTTTTTTCAGCCCTTGACCTTGACAGTTACCCGGGATGGAAGGTGATCCATCTCCGGGATTACAGGGAGATTGGGCGTCAACTTGCCGATCCCTTTTTAAGGGCGGTTGGACCTGCAGCCTTGATTGTTTCCATTCTCATCGGGATTTCAGTACTGATTTTGTACCGGATCGCACTCCAGGAGATACTGAGGCGAAAGCGGGTGGAAAGGGAGTTGCGCTTCAGTGAAGAACGTTACCGGGACATCTATCACAAGACCCCTGTCATGCTCCACTCCATCGACACCACGGGCAGGATCATCCGGGTCAGTGACTACTGGCTTGAAAAAATGGGCTACACCCGCAACGAGGTGATTGGCCGGGATCTTACGCGATTTTATACAAAGGAATCCCGGAGCCATGCCCTTGGGGTTGTCTTTCCTGAGTTTTTTAGGACCGGGGTGTGCAAGGACGTTCCCTATACCTATTTAAAGAAAAACGGCGGAAGGATTGACATCCTGCTCTCCTGCCATGGGGTCAGGGATGACAGCGATCGGGTGGTTCGTTCCCTTGCCGTAAGTGTGGATGTGACGGAAAAGAACGAGGTGCAAACAGCCCTTGAAGCGGCCACCCGTAAATTATCCACCTACTCCATGGACCTTGAACAGCAGGTTCAGAAGCGGACGGTTGAACTTGAAAAGGTCCAGGACAAACTTCGAAAACTCTCGGGAAGTATCATGGAGGCCCATGAGATTGAACGGGGCGCCCTTGCCCGGGAACTCCACGATCACCTGGGGCAGGTGCTGACAGCCCTTAAAATTGACGCCGTGTGGATCGAGCGCTTCCTCTCCCCAAGGGACCCGGATGCCGCTGTAAGGGCCGGTCGTATCTCTTCCCTGATTGACGACACCATCGGGGATGTCAGGAAAATGGCCTTTCGCTTGAGACCTGGCGTGCTCGATGATCTCGGGCTTGTGGAAGCCCTGGAATCCCTTACCGGGGATTTTGAAGAGCGTTCGGATATCACCTGTTTGTTCCAGGCTGCGGCCCTTCCGGACATTGATTCAACCCTTGCCACGGCCCTTTACAGGATTGCCCAGGAGGCCCTGACCAATGCCATTCGACATTCAAGGGCATCCATTGTGGCACTCACCCTTGCCATGGATCAAGGAAAACTTGTGCTGAAAATCAAGGACAATGGTGTGGGCTTTGCCTTTGACGACATTAATGAAAATCAGGGATTCGGGCTTGCTGGCATGCAGGAGAGGGCCACCCTGGCCGGCGGCGTCCTTGAGATTGTATCAGGCCC